One bacterium genomic region harbors:
- a CDS encoding ATP-dependent zinc protease, with amino-acid sequence MQIQPHPLPLIGRKTKVELVDLGVKNVAAKVDTGAYHNAIHCSDVVLHKEDGKKFLTFKVLDNDHPSFKKRTITVHRFGKRRVKNSFGVYQMRYLVRLAIRVEGSTKLYKVHFTLADRSRMRTPVLLGRKFLKHRFLVDVRHS; translated from the coding sequence ATGCAAATCCAGCCACATCCATTGCCTTTGATCGGCCGCAAGACGAAAGTCGAGCTGGTCGATCTTGGTGTAAAAAACGTCGCAGCGAAGGTTGACACCGGCGCGTATCACAACGCAATTCACTGCTCCGACGTTGTCTTGCACAAAGAAGACGGTAAGAAATTCTTGACCTTCAAGGTACTCGATAATGACCATCCGAGCTTTAAGAAACGTACGATCACCGTACACCGCTTCGGTAAGCGTCGTGTCAAGAATTCATTTGGCGTGTACCAGATGCGCTACCTCGTCCGTCTGGCAATTCGCGTCGAAGGCTCCACGAAGCTGTATAAAGTCCATTTTACATTGGCTGATCGTAGCCGTATGCGAACCCCTGTTCTCTTGGGGCGAAAGTTCTTGAAGCACCGCTTCCTGGTTGACGTGCGTCATTCATGA
- the rimK gene encoding 30S ribosomal protein S6--L-glutamate ligase, which translates to MKIAILSKGRNNYSTARLADAARKAGHTPLIVDYTKAYMGIESMAPTVHIEGHAIDDVRAVIPRIAASYTSYGTAVVRQFEMMRAYASVSSLSLVRSRDKLRSMQLLARAGVGIPKTVFAYASSDAQELIDLVGGAPVVVKLLESTQGKGVVLAETKKAAKSVVEAFNSISASFIIQEFIEEADGSDIRVIVVGDQIVGAMMRKGAEGEFRSNTHRGGEPIAVELTKKEQNIALKSARTLGMSIAGVDIIRSKRGPLVLEVNSSPSLRGTELVTKQDIAGAMIDYVAKRAMGKRKKDKIGA; encoded by the coding sequence ATGAAAATCGCTATCTTATCCAAGGGTAGGAATAACTACTCGACCGCACGACTCGCTGACGCCGCTCGCAAGGCCGGTCACACGCCACTGATTGTTGACTATACGAAGGCCTACATGGGCATCGAAAGCATGGCGCCAACTGTACATATCGAAGGGCACGCCATCGATGATGTGCGGGCGGTTATCCCTCGTATAGCTGCTAGTTATACCTCATACGGGACGGCTGTTGTGAGGCAGTTTGAAATGATGCGCGCCTATGCGTCGGTCAGCTCGCTGTCGCTCGTGCGTTCGCGCGATAAGTTGCGCTCCATGCAGCTCTTGGCGCGTGCCGGTGTCGGGATTCCGAAGACGGTCTTCGCCTATGCAAGTTCAGATGCGCAGGAACTCATCGATCTCGTCGGCGGTGCACCGGTTGTAGTCAAGCTCCTCGAGAGCACACAGGGTAAGGGTGTGGTGCTGGCAGAGACTAAGAAAGCTGCTAAGTCGGTGGTTGAGGCGTTCAATTCGATTAGTGCCAGCTTCATCATCCAGGAATTCATCGAAGAAGCTGATGGCTCTGATATTCGTGTCATTGTAGTGGGGGATCAGATCGTTGGCGCAATGATGCGCAAGGGTGCAGAGGGCGAATTCCGCAGCAATACGCATCGTGGAGGGGAGCCAATCGCAGTTGAACTCACGAAGAAAGAGCAGAATATCGCGCTTAAATCGGCTCGTACACTCGGCATGTCGATCGCCGGTGTGGACATTATTCGCTCGAAGCGCGGACCGTTGGTGCTCGAGGTGAATAGCTCGCCATCATTGCGTGGTACGGAGCTCGTGACGAAGCAAGACATTGCCGGGGCTATGATCGACTACGTCGCGAAGCGAGCAATGGGTAAGCGCAAGAAGGACAAGATCGGCGCTTAG
- a CDS encoding DUF1704 domain-containing protein: MPTTKTEPVWKDAEYATIAKRTNRSLIAAFRPSKESEAEQRGLFLAGERPVPNFSCPKLESTAYKPTTDELESLLADWKDDSPLGRIYQRFLGENFLVNVIADAAKKGDMRLFRRTNQMLGYVPDGKLFRSIVADIRRRAEATLDDTAIRPLANALLDTLPNASEADILLPSEEHVRAAFPAMLALCESLHLPTDVDFDAVWDAYELARVLQASLDTAGATGWSVIVTDEQQRISVSRTDKLAKIPVTRKLHGRDAYAVIAHERLHIERGLRGAASGYYFLQSGTAGYIEGEEGTTLALEQALKGRANRHAREDYYLAIAAANGFVTNGFMTFEQVHRLMRTYYEFVAEEPDRERESTESPEEMAWIQTLRTFRGTDCKGNGAYYGKDIVYAKGNLGIWQLLIEDPSAAQTFMVGKFNPMNPDDVRDLTELGLIAT; this comes from the coding sequence ATGCCTACGACCAAGACCGAACCCGTCTGGAAAGACGCGGAATACGCGACGATCGCTAAACGGACGAATCGCAGCTTGATTGCTGCCTTCAGGCCGAGTAAAGAGAGTGAAGCTGAACAGCGCGGCTTGTTCCTGGCTGGTGAACGGCCAGTACCGAATTTTTCGTGTCCCAAGCTGGAATCAACTGCCTATAAGCCTACGACCGATGAACTTGAGTCGTTATTGGCCGACTGGAAGGACGATTCGCCGCTAGGACGTATCTACCAGCGATTCTTGGGCGAGAACTTTCTCGTCAATGTCATCGCTGATGCGGCCAAGAAGGGCGACATGCGACTTTTTCGTCGAACCAATCAGATGCTGGGCTACGTGCCGGATGGGAAGCTATTCCGCTCGATCGTGGCTGACATTCGTCGACGTGCTGAAGCCACTCTCGATGACACAGCAATTCGTCCCCTCGCAAATGCGCTCCTCGATACTCTGCCGAACGCAAGTGAAGCAGACATCTTGTTGCCATCGGAGGAGCACGTGCGTGCTGCTTTCCCTGCTATGCTGGCATTGTGTGAGTCCCTCCATCTCCCTACGGACGTCGACTTCGATGCGGTGTGGGATGCATATGAGCTAGCTCGGGTACTGCAGGCATCACTCGATACAGCAGGCGCCACTGGGTGGTCGGTCATAGTGACCGATGAGCAGCAACGCATCTCGGTTTCGCGTACTGACAAGCTAGCGAAGATCCCCGTCACGCGAAAGCTGCATGGTCGAGATGCTTATGCTGTCATCGCGCACGAGCGTTTGCATATCGAGCGCGGCCTGCGTGGTGCTGCGAGCGGTTACTACTTCCTGCAGTCAGGAACAGCTGGTTACATCGAAGGCGAGGAAGGGACAACTCTCGCTCTAGAGCAGGCTCTCAAGGGACGAGCCAACCGCCATGCGCGTGAGGACTACTACCTCGCGATCGCGGCTGCCAATGGATTCGTCACGAATGGCTTCATGACTTTCGAGCAGGTCCATCGGCTGATGCGCACGTATTACGAGTTCGTTGCCGAGGAGCCGGATCGTGAGCGAGAGTCTACGGAGAGTCCCGAAGAAATGGCTTGGATTCAGACTCTACGTACGTTCCGTGGTACGGATTGTAAGGGCAATGGCGCCTACTACGGCAAAGATATCGTCTATGCCAAGGGTAATCTTGGTATCTGGCAGCTGCTCATCGAGGATCCTTCAGCGGCGCAGACCTTCATGGTCGGGAAGTTCAACCCAATGAATCCGGACGATGTTCGGGATCTGACCGAGCTCGGACTTATCGCGACCTAG